A single window of Flavobacterium sp. 140616W15 DNA harbors:
- a CDS encoding helix-turn-helix transcriptional regulator, which translates to MVNIEDFIKRLEIILEYYGLSASSFADKIGVQRSSMSHLLSGRNKPSLDFILKIIEVFPDIDLYWVLNGKGSFPKNENEEVTTNPIPQEIEQPIAPIFSNSNFIPEDLFLEIEKTNEKNEKKIIEENAPEIKNTISNTSSGEIEKIVFFYKNGTFKAYIP; encoded by the coding sequence ATGGTAAACATCGAGGATTTTATAAAAAGATTGGAAATCATATTAGAATATTATGGCTTAAGCGCCTCTTCATTTGCGGATAAAATTGGAGTACAACGCTCTAGTATGTCCCACCTCCTTTCGGGCAGAAACAAACCTAGCTTAGATTTTATATTAAAAATTATTGAGGTTTTTCCCGATATAGATTTGTATTGGGTTTTAAACGGAAAAGGATCTTTCCCTAAAAACGAAAATGAAGAAGTTACAACAAATCCAATTCCACAAGAAATCGAACAACCCATTGCTCCTATTTTCTCAAATAGCAATTTCATCCCTGAAGATTTATTTTTAGAGATCGAAAAAACGAATGAGAAAAATGAGAAAAAAATAATTGAAGAAAATGCTCCAGAAATAAAAAACACAATTTCCAATACCTCTTCTGGAGAAATAGAGAAAATTGTGTTCTTTTATAAAAACGGAACATTTAAAGCGTACATACCTTAA
- a CDS encoding Lrp/AsnC family transcriptional regulator has translation MSKFRLDEVDHQILDMLIDNTRVPFTDIAKKLLISAGTVHVRVKKMEDAGIIMGSSLALDYDKLGYSFIAYVGVFLNNTSQTKFVLERINQIPFVTVASVTTGKFNIFCKIRAKDTKHAKEVIFMIDDIEGVYRTETMISLEESINDKKRLMHTIFKNM, from the coding sequence ATGAGTAAATTTCGTTTGGATGAAGTAGATCACCAGATATTAGACATGTTGATAGACAACACAAGAGTACCGTTTACTGACATTGCAAAAAAACTATTGATATCTGCAGGAACAGTGCATGTGAGAGTGAAAAAAATGGAAGATGCCGGAATAATAATGGGGTCTTCATTAGCATTGGATTATGATAAATTAGGATATTCATTTATAGCTTATGTAGGTGTTTTTCTTAATAATACGTCTCAAACAAAATTTGTTTTAGAGCGTATTAATCAGATTCCTTTTGTAACTGTTGCTTCTGTAACTACAGGTAAATTTAATATTTTCTGTAAAATTAGAGCAAAAGATACTAAACATGCGAAAGAAGTTATCTTTATGATTGATGATATCGAAGGAGTATATAGAACAGAAACTATGATTTCATTAGAAGAAAGTATTAATGATAAAAAGCGATTGATGCATACTATTTTTAAAAATATGTAA
- the msrA gene encoding peptide-methionine (S)-S-oxide reductase MsrA yields the protein MKNLSIATFGGGCFWCIEAVIQRLKGIVSIKSGYADGHIKNPAYREICTGRTGHAEVVQVTFDPEIISYHDLIAIFMTSHDPTTLNQQGADKGTQYRSIILYHDDEQKAIAEQVFETVKPFYTDPIVTELKPFEVFYEAEEDHQNYYNNNQEAGYCRMVIDPKVQKLRKMYADKLA from the coding sequence ATGAAAAACTTATCTATAGCAACTTTTGGAGGAGGCTGTTTCTGGTGTATTGAAGCAGTAATTCAGCGCTTAAAAGGAATTGTATCAATAAAATCTGGCTATGCCGATGGACATATAAAAAACCCTGCTTATCGTGAGATTTGTACTGGAAGAACAGGACATGCCGAGGTGGTTCAAGTAACTTTTGATCCTGAAATCATTTCTTACCATGACTTAATAGCTATTTTTATGACAAGCCATGACCCTACGACGTTAAATCAGCAAGGAGCTGACAAAGGGACACAATATCGCTCTATTATTTTATATCATGATGATGAGCAAAAAGCAATCGCAGAACAAGTATTTGAAACAGTAAAACCTTTTTATACTGATCCAATTGTTACTGAATTAAAACCTTTTGAAGTATTTTACGAAGCTGAAGAAGATCATCAAAATTATTACAACAACAATCAGGAAGCTGGTTATTGCCGAATGGTAATTGACCCTAAAGTGCAAAAATTAAGAAAAATGTATGCTGATAAACTCGCATAA
- a CDS encoding nuclear transport factor 2 family protein, with protein sequence MNANEATIAKFYTAFTNADAVKMSECYHSKVQFRDPAFGLLKEDQVYKMWEMLLKKSKGNIKIEFSEVKADDFVGSAYWIATYNFSKTNRNVVNHVFAEFQFQDSLIIKHTDTFDVWKWSKQAFGITGYLLGWTGFFQKKIQQQALLSLQKYQSKS encoded by the coding sequence ATGAATGCAAATGAAGCCACTATTGCTAAATTTTATACTGCTTTCACCAATGCTGACGCGGTCAAAATGAGCGAATGTTACCATTCAAAAGTACAATTTCGTGATCCCGCTTTTGGCTTATTAAAAGAAGATCAAGTTTATAAAATGTGGGAAATGCTTCTTAAAAAAAGCAAAGGAAATATAAAAATAGAATTCTCTGAAGTAAAAGCTGATGACTTTGTAGGTTCCGCCTATTGGATTGCGACTTACAATTTCAGTAAAACAAATAGAAATGTTGTAAATCATGTTTTTGCTGAATTCCAATTCCAAGACAGTCTAATCATCAAACACACGGATACTTTTGATGTTTGGAAATGGTCTAAGCAAGCATTCGGTATTACTGGTTATCTATTAGGATGGACAGGTTTTTTTCAGAAAAAAATACAACAACAGGCTTTGTTATCACTTCAGAAATATCAGTCTAAATCATAA
- a CDS encoding peptidoglycan DD-metalloendopeptidase family protein — MPALETVLKSLPPTKVIDATIEYSQYMLLDLSISNQELAKNKTKTAHEFEFYIEHLLTQTKAKVAFGGYLEERNIYKRSENFNNSTTAERNIHIGLDLWIKAETPVLAAFDGTVHSFKNNTSLGDYGPTIILKHTIENHIFYTLYGHLSLESIVNLKVGAVFQKEQILGTLGKSNINGDYAPHLHFQIIKNIGDNFGDYPGVCSKIDLDYYTNNCPNPNLVLKIT; from the coding sequence ATGCCTGCTTTAGAAACTGTTTTAAAAAGCTTACCTCCAACAAAAGTAATCGACGCAACAATTGAATATTCTCAATATATGCTTTTAGATCTATCAATCTCTAATCAGGAATTAGCGAAGAACAAAACTAAAACGGCCCATGAATTTGAATTTTACATTGAACATTTATTAACTCAAACCAAAGCGAAAGTCGCTTTTGGTGGCTATCTGGAAGAACGAAATATTTACAAACGAAGTGAAAATTTCAATAATTCAACAACTGCTGAGCGTAACATTCATATCGGTTTAGATTTATGGATTAAAGCTGAAACTCCTGTGTTGGCAGCGTTTGACGGAACTGTTCATAGCTTTAAAAACAATACTAGTTTGGGTGATTATGGCCCTACAATTATCCTAAAACATACTATTGAAAATCATATTTTCTATACTTTATATGGTCATTTATCGTTAGAAAGTATAGTTAACCTTAAAGTTGGAGCTGTTTTTCAAAAAGAACAAATTTTGGGCACTTTAGGTAAATCAAATATAAATGGTGATTATGCACCACACTTGCATTTTCAGATTATAAAAAATATAGGAGACAATTTTGGTGATTATCCAGGTGTTTGCAGTAAAATAGATTTAGATTATTACACTAACAACTGCCCAAATCCCAATTTAGTATTAAAAATAACATAA
- a CDS encoding aminotransferase class V-fold PLP-dependent enzyme has product MNIKNNTTALEAYFQDFRKNIIGIDQEFTSPYGKKQIIYTDWTASGRLYRPIEEKIINQFGPFVANTHTETTVSGTAMTKAYHHARNIIKRHVNANQDDILITDGTGMTGVVNKFQRILGLKIPENLKDFTTIPADKKPVVFISHMEHHSNQTSWLETIADVEIIPACEKGLFSLERLEILLDKYKDRAYKIASITSCSNVTGIKTPYYEAAKLMHQHNGVCFVDFACSGPYVQINMHPEDPEAYLDAIFFSPHKFLGGPGTSGVLIFNKKLYKNMIPDCPGGGTVSWTNPWGEHKYIDNIEDREDGGTPGFLQVIKTALAIELKEQMGVENMLQREHEIVDFVFNELNDIPNIKILASQHQERLGVVSFFIEDLHFNLGVKILNDRFGIQTRGGCSCAGTYGHFLLHVDQETSSKLIDQITIGDLIRKPGWIRMSIHPTTTSDEIAFVCNSIKQLAQNHKEWAQDYEYNKDTNEFIHENVNSFEDELVAGWFAS; this is encoded by the coding sequence ATGAATATCAAAAACAATACCACGGCTTTAGAAGCTTATTTCCAAGATTTTCGAAAAAATATTATTGGAATCGATCAGGAATTTACCTCTCCTTATGGTAAAAAGCAGATAATTTATACCGACTGGACTGCTAGCGGACGTTTGTATAGACCAATTGAAGAGAAAATTATAAATCAATTTGGACCTTTTGTCGCAAATACGCACACAGAAACTACTGTGTCAGGTACTGCCATGACAAAAGCGTACCATCATGCCAGAAATATTATTAAGCGTCATGTAAATGCCAATCAAGATGATATTTTAATTACAGATGGAACCGGAATGACTGGTGTTGTAAATAAATTCCAACGTATTTTGGGATTAAAAATCCCTGAAAACCTAAAAGATTTCACGACAATCCCTGCAGATAAAAAACCAGTTGTTTTTATATCGCATATGGAACACCACTCAAATCAAACAAGTTGGTTGGAAACTATTGCTGATGTTGAAATTATTCCTGCTTGCGAAAAAGGACTTTTTAGCCTTGAAAGATTAGAAATTTTATTAGATAAATATAAAGACAGAGCTTATAAAATAGCTTCCATTACTTCTTGTTCAAATGTTACAGGAATAAAAACCCCTTACTATGAGGCTGCAAAATTAATGCACCAGCATAATGGAGTTTGTTTTGTTGATTTTGCTTGTTCAGGACCTTATGTGCAAATAAATATGCACCCAGAAGATCCAGAGGCTTATTTGGATGCTATTTTCTTCTCTCCTCATAAATTTTTAGGAGGCCCAGGAACTTCAGGGGTTTTAATTTTTAATAAAAAACTATACAAGAATATGATTCCAGATTGCCCTGGAGGAGGAACTGTAAGTTGGACGAATCCTTGGGGTGAGCATAAATATATAGATAATATTGAAGATCGTGAAGACGGAGGAACTCCAGGATTTTTACAAGTTATAAAAACGGCTTTAGCAATCGAGTTAAAAGAGCAAATGGGAGTAGAGAACATGTTGCAACGCGAACATGAAATCGTTGATTTTGTTTTTAATGAATTGAATGACATTCCGAATATTAAAATCTTAGCGTCCCAACATCAGGAACGTTTAGGAGTAGTTTCGTTTTTTATCGAAGATTTACATTTTAATCTAGGTGTAAAAATATTAAACGATAGATTTGGAATTCAAACTAGAGGAGGTTGTAGTTGCGCAGGAACATACGGGCACTTTTTATTGCATGTTGACCAAGAAACATCTAGTAAACTAATTGATCAAATTACTATTGGAGATTTAATACGCAAACCAGGGTGGATAAGAATGTCAATACACCCAACAACAACTAGCGACGAGATTGCTTTTGTATGTAATAGTATTAAACAGCTAGCTCAAAACCATAAAGAATGGGCTCAGGATTATGAGTATAATAAGGATACAAACGAATTTATTCATGAAAATGTAAATTCATTCGAAGACGAATTGGTCGCAGGTTGGTTTGCATCATAA
- a CDS encoding M14 metallopeptidase family protein, producing the protein MNLEELFSLHKEQTIEGRYLTLDAITPLLEKLNTNNQVEIIGKSVLGEPIYSYKIGTGETRIYLWSQMHGNESTTTKALFDFINVLNSGSDFANKLLETFTFYSIPILNPDGAKLYTRENANKVDLNRDSQQLTQPESKVLRATFEEFKPHYCYNLHDQRTIFGAGDTGKPATVSFLAPAYNEEREINESRTKAIDLIVAMNDVLQDYIPGQVGRFDDSFNINCIGDTFQYLGVPTVLFEAGHFPNDYEREITRKYIFFALISGFKALSENDIVINGINKYLNISQNKVVFYDFMYKNIKINYDGIEIITNFAAQYKEELIENKICFTAYVTEVGELENYYGHFEYDAKGAEYTDDFDNFPKTSQKADFYLNKNIKFVNGLIKG; encoded by the coding sequence ATGAATTTAGAAGAATTATTTAGCTTACATAAAGAACAAACTATAGAAGGAAGGTATCTTACCTTAGATGCAATAACTCCTTTATTAGAGAAATTAAATACGAATAATCAGGTTGAGATTATTGGTAAATCTGTTTTGGGAGAACCTATATATAGTTACAAAATTGGAACAGGTGAAACTCGAATTTACCTTTGGTCTCAAATGCATGGAAATGAAAGTACAACTACAAAAGCTTTGTTTGACTTTATTAACGTGCTGAATAGTGGTTCTGATTTTGCGAATAAATTACTTGAAACGTTTACTTTTTATAGTATCCCTATACTAAATCCTGATGGAGCGAAGTTATATACTCGTGAAAACGCTAATAAAGTTGATTTAAATCGTGATTCGCAGCAGTTAACGCAACCAGAAAGTAAAGTGTTAAGAGCGACTTTTGAAGAGTTTAAGCCTCATTATTGTTATAATTTACATGATCAACGTACAATTTTTGGAGCTGGCGATACAGGGAAGCCAGCAACAGTATCATTTTTGGCTCCAGCATATAATGAAGAGCGAGAGATAAATGAGTCGCGTACGAAGGCGATAGATCTGATTGTAGCTATGAATGATGTTTTGCAAGATTATATTCCAGGACAAGTAGGGCGTTTTGATGATTCTTTTAATATTAATTGTATAGGGGATACGTTTCAGTATTTAGGAGTGCCTACAGTTTTGTTTGAGGCGGGGCATTTTCCTAATGATTATGAAAGAGAAATCACAAGAAAATATATCTTTTTTGCTCTGATCTCAGGGTTTAAAGCATTAAGCGAAAACGATATAGTTATCAATGGAATTAATAAATATTTGAATATTTCACAAAATAAAGTCGTTTTTTATGATTTTATGTATAAAAACATCAAAATAAATTATGATGGTATTGAAATAATCACGAATTTTGCTGCACAATACAAAGAGGAATTGATTGAAAATAAAATTTGTTTCACTGCTTATGTTACTGAAGTTGGTGAATTAGAGAATTATTATGGTCATTTTGAATACGATGCCAAAGGAGCAGAATATACAGATGATTTTGATAATTTTCCGAAAACAAGCCAGAAAGCAGATTTTTATTTAAATAAAAACATAAAATTTGTTAATGGACTGATAAAAGGATAG
- a CDS encoding spermidine synthase, producing the protein MIKKIFSYLVPIKIFEKKSARSKAIEVTWANGELVLDSENTNYSYGSLQRILRYGLKNIGFDKILSMKEILLLGVAGGSVIKTLVDEIKYEGKITGVEIDPDILEIANKYFNLNKIKQLEIIIDDAFEFVLKTNKKYDLIIIDVFEDTTMPNFLFESFFSNRVSDLLKKNGFVLFNTMILNETHNIRNKKYISEINNQHIVKMLPRIEEHNELIIIEKLA; encoded by the coding sequence ATGATTAAGAAAATATTCAGTTACCTTGTTCCTATAAAAATATTTGAAAAAAAATCTGCTCGTAGCAAAGCCATCGAAGTTACATGGGCAAACGGCGAATTAGTTTTAGATTCTGAAAATACCAATTACTCTTACGGAAGTTTACAACGCATCTTGAGGTACGGTTTAAAAAATATTGGCTTTGATAAAATTCTCTCAATGAAAGAAATCTTACTTCTGGGAGTAGCTGGAGGAAGTGTTATCAAAACTCTGGTTGATGAAATAAAATACGAAGGCAAAATAACTGGAGTCGAAATTGATCCCGATATTCTTGAAATCGCTAATAAATATTTCAATTTAAATAAAATTAAGCAACTCGAAATTATTATTGATGATGCATTTGAGTTTGTTTTAAAAACAAATAAAAAATACGACCTTATAATAATCGATGTTTTTGAAGACACCACAATGCCTAACTTTTTATTTGAAAGCTTCTTTAGTAATAGAGTTTCTGATCTTTTAAAAAAAAATGGGTTTGTACTTTTTAATACTATGATTTTAAACGAAACTCACAATATCAGAAATAAAAAATATATTTCGGAAATAAACAATCAGCATATTGTTAAAATGCTGCCCCGTATTGAAGAACACAATGAATTAATTATTATCGAAAAATTAGCCTAG
- a CDS encoding 1-acyl-sn-glycerol-3-phosphate acyltransferase encodes MKKQLYKFIFFKLMGWKIVGIENAEVKKCVLMVMPHTSNHDFYLGIFTRGISGLEMNWVGKKELFKFPFGYYFRSVGGEPLDRSGGLNKVDSIAAIFDRKETFRLAVAPEGTRKKVSEIRTGFYYIALKANVPIVPVAFDWGKKEVNLGKPFYPTGNYDIDIEILKQHYKGVVGKIPANGFQL; translated from the coding sequence ATGAAGAAACAATTATATAAATTCATCTTTTTTAAATTAATGGGATGGAAAATTGTAGGGATTGAAAATGCTGAAGTGAAAAAATGCGTGTTGATGGTAATGCCTCATACAAGTAATCATGATTTTTATTTAGGAATTTTCACTCGAGGTATTTCTGGATTAGAAATGAATTGGGTAGGAAAGAAAGAATTATTTAAATTTCCTTTTGGATATTATTTCAGAAGTGTAGGAGGAGAACCGCTAGATAGATCAGGAGGTTTGAATAAAGTAGATTCGATCGCTGCTATTTTTGATAGAAAAGAAACCTTTCGTTTAGCAGTTGCTCCAGAGGGAACTCGTAAAAAAGTTTCAGAAATTAGAACGGGGTTTTATTATATCGCTTTAAAAGCAAATGTGCCAATTGTCCCAGTAGCTTTTGATTGGGGTAAAAAAGAAGTTAATCTAGGTAAGCCGTTTTATCCAACAGGAAATTATGATATTGACATAGAAATTTTAAAACAACACTATAAAGGAGTCGTGGGGAAAATTCCAGCTAATGGATTTCAGTTATAG
- a CDS encoding DinB family protein, translating to MAHCETLRTLFNRDLNKLKLEIESYKNEAKIWTIDEQILNSAGNLCLHLIGNLNTYIGATLGNSGYVRHRELEFSLKNIPRAELITKIEEMIVVVDATLSNLPEEELEHEFPIIVFEDKDSIGFILTHLTTHLTYHLGQINYHRRLLDT from the coding sequence ATGGCACATTGCGAAACATTAAGAACTCTTTTTAATCGTGATCTTAATAAATTAAAACTCGAAATTGAATCCTATAAAAATGAAGCTAAAATTTGGACTATAGACGAACAAATTTTAAATTCAGCAGGAAACCTGTGTTTACACTTAATTGGTAATTTAAACACTTATATAGGCGCCACATTGGGTAATTCTGGCTACGTAAGACATCGAGAATTAGAATTCTCATTAAAAAATATACCAAGAGCCGAATTAATTACTAAAATTGAAGAAATGATTGTAGTAGTTGATGCCACTTTAAGTAATTTACCTGAAGAAGAATTGGAACATGAATTTCCAATTATTGTTTTTGAAGACAAAGATTCTATAGGGTTTATTTTAACGCACCTCACCACTCACCTAACCTATCATTTAGGGCAAATAAATTATCACCGTCGATTGTTAGACACGTAA